Proteins co-encoded in one Pelobates fuscus isolate aPelFus1 chromosome 5, aPelFus1.pri, whole genome shotgun sequence genomic window:
- the CHCHD10 gene encoding coiled-coil-helix-coiled-coil-helix domain-containing protein 10, mitochondrial — translation MPRGSRSTSGRAASSPAPSHAPAPVHPPPSAVSTAPAASQGPGLMAQMATTAAGVAVGSAVGHVIGGALTGAFSGGSSEPAKPVAQEPQRPPASPQPPQSQYGPCHYEMRQFLDCATTQNDLTLCEGFSEALKQCKYNYGVSSLL, via the exons ATGCCGCGCGGCAGCCGCAGCACCTCCGGCCGAGCAGCTTCTAG ccctgctccctctcaTGCTCCCGCCCCTGTCCACCCACCACCTTCTGCTGTGTCTACAGCCCCTGCTGCATCTCAGGGCCCTGGCCTTATGGCCCAGATGGCAACTACAGCAGCAGGGGTGGCTGTAGGATCGGCAGTGGGGCATGTGATAGGAGGAGCCCTCACTGGTGCATTTAGTGGAGGCAGCTCAGAGCCAGCTAAACCAGTAGCACAG GAACCACAAAGGCCCCCAGCCTCTCCTCAGCCACCTCAATCACAGTATGGTCCCTGTCACTATGAAATGAGGCAGTTCCTGGATTGTGCTACCACGCAAAATGATCTGACCCTGTGTGAGGGGTTTAGTGAGGCACTGAAACAGTGCAAATACAACTATG GGGTCTCATCACTCTTGTGA